In one Planktothrix sp. FACHB-1365 genomic region, the following are encoded:
- a CDS encoding hybrid sensor histidine kinase/response regulator has product MKSNSATASLANILIVDDVPDNLRVLSQVLLQQGYRVRKATNGQFALNSAQLMPPDLILLDVMMPELDGYEACRFLKADERTRDIPIIFITARDDIESKLMGFEVGGLDYITKPFDVQEVVVRVATQLKVSRLQKELQLQKEQLEQKNQQLEQEICDRITAQTELQNLNQGLETKVEQRTQELRLRNQELISLQKKLEISLKKEQSLSEMKSQLITTISHEFRTPLTVIMTSNELIKYKIEKQQTQNLDRHLNRVNESVKRIEQILNSAIVLAQAESNVINFEAQILNLDLFTKQILEDWKPLENQSHPIELSIKGNHPEVFKADPNFLKQILIHLLTNAIRYSPEGGTINLELIYQPTEVIFKIQDRGIGIPESELDQVFDAFYRGNNADSISGTPGAGLGLTVVKRLVELHQGTITLESILNQGTIVTLSFPVSEVES; this is encoded by the coding sequence ATGAAATCTAACTCAGCTACCGCGTCTTTAGCCAATATTTTAATTGTTGATGATGTTCCTGATAACTTGCGGGTTTTATCTCAAGTTTTATTACAGCAAGGTTATCGAGTTCGGAAAGCAACTAATGGGCAATTTGCCTTAAATTCGGCCCAATTGATGCCCCCGGATTTAATTTTATTAGATGTGATGATGCCCGAGTTAGACGGGTATGAAGCGTGTCGTTTTCTCAAGGCGGATGAACGCACGCGGGATATTCCGATTATTTTTATTACGGCTAGAGATGATATTGAAAGTAAACTCATGGGGTTTGAAGTGGGCGGATTAGATTATATTACGAAACCCTTTGATGTTCAAGAAGTTGTCGTTCGGGTTGCGACTCAACTGAAAGTCAGTCGATTGCAAAAAGAACTGCAATTACAAAAAGAACAGTTAGAGCAAAAAAATCAACAACTCGAACAGGAAATTTGCGATCGCATTACCGCCCAAACTGAACTCCAAAACTTAAATCAAGGGTTAGAAACTAAAGTTGAACAACGTACTCAAGAACTGAGACTGAGAAATCAAGAGTTAATTAGTTTACAAAAAAAATTAGAAATTTCTTTAAAAAAAGAACAATCTTTAAGTGAAATGAAATCTCAATTAATTACGACAATTTCCCATGAATTTCGGACTCCTTTAACGGTGATCATGACTTCTAATGAATTAATTAAATATAAAATCGAAAAACAACAAACTCAAAATTTAGATCGTCATTTAAACCGAGTCAATGAAAGTGTTAAACGCATTGAACAGATTTTGAATAGTGCAATTGTATTGGCACAAGCCGAATCTAATGTAATTAATTTTGAAGCTCAAATTTTAAATTTAGATTTATTTACTAAACAGATCTTAGAAGATTGGAAACCTCTGGAAAACCAATCCCATCCCATAGAATTATCTATTAAAGGGAATCATCCTGAAGTCTTTAAAGCTGATCCCAATTTTCTTAAACAAATTTTAATTCATTTATTAACCAATGCAATTCGTTATTCTCCAGAGGGAGGGACGATTAATCTGGAACTGATTTATCAACCCACTGAAGTTATTTTTAAAATTCAAGATCGGGGAATTGGCATTCCTGAATCTGAACTAGACCAAGTATTTGATGCCTTTTATCGCGGCAATAATGCGGATTCTATCTCAGGAACTCCCGGCGCTGGATTAGGATTAACCGTTGTTAAACGCCTTGTAGAACTCCATCAAGGAACAATAACCCTGGAAAGTATTCTTAACCAAGGAACAATTGTTACCCTTTCTTTTCCTGTTTCAGAAGTTGAGAGTTGA
- a CDS encoding cation:proton antiporter, translating to MFSKSGLGFLPLLGTVTEACPPGKAEPTMVLLGVLLSLVAIFVASKAGGEFANWLGFPPVLGELLGGVIIGVSALHLVIFPEGGIDSSHSLIISILETTAGLSPDAAEATFKSQSEVLEILSELGVIILLFEIGLESNIEQLLAVGIQAFIVACIGVVVPFVAGTAGLMFIFHVPVIPAIFAGAALTATSIGITSRVLSEIGCLSTQEGQIILGAAVIDDVLGILILAVVASLAKTGEIDIANIIYLIISASVFIVGAIVLGKFFNGTFVALASQFKTRGRVVVPALILALLLAYIGGAIHLEAILGAFAAGLVLDETEPGKELEELIKPIADVIVPVFFVAVGAKTDLSVLNPAIPENREGLIIAVFLIVVAIVGKISAGWGVFGLDNLNRLGIGVGMIPRGEVGLVFAAVGSASGALSPALDVAIILMVILTTFLAPPLLRIVFKTETPSPSPETT from the coding sequence ATGTTCTCAAAATCTGGATTGGGATTTTTACCACTTTTGGGAACGGTGACGGAAGCTTGCCCTCCAGGGAAAGCAGAACCAACAATGGTATTACTGGGGGTTCTGCTGAGTTTAGTGGCGATTTTTGTAGCCAGTAAAGCGGGGGGAGAGTTTGCCAACTGGTTAGGGTTTCCTCCGGTTTTGGGAGAATTGCTAGGAGGGGTAATTATTGGGGTTTCTGCCCTGCATTTAGTGATTTTTCCAGAAGGAGGGATTGATAGTTCTCATTCACTGATTATTAGTATTCTGGAAACGACCGCCGGCTTAAGCCCCGATGCAGCAGAAGCAACGTTTAAATCTCAAAGCGAAGTTTTAGAGATTTTATCCGAACTCGGTGTGATTATTTTGTTGTTTGAAATTGGTTTAGAATCCAATATTGAACAACTGCTGGCGGTAGGAATTCAAGCCTTTATTGTGGCTTGTATTGGAGTTGTTGTTCCCTTTGTTGCCGGAACAGCAGGACTGATGTTTATTTTCCATGTTCCTGTAATTCCAGCAATTTTTGCAGGTGCAGCATTGACGGCTACCAGTATCGGGATTACCTCTAGGGTTCTATCAGAAATTGGTTGTTTGTCTACCCAAGAAGGTCAAATTATCTTGGGTGCGGCGGTGATTGATGATGTCTTAGGCATTCTGATTTTAGCAGTTGTTGCCAGTTTAGCCAAAACAGGCGAAATTGATATTGCTAATATCATCTATTTGATTATTAGTGCTAGTGTTTTTATTGTCGGTGCGATTGTTTTAGGCAAGTTTTTTAACGGAACTTTTGTTGCTCTTGCCTCACAATTTAAAACACGAGGTCGGGTTGTGGTTCCAGCCTTAATTTTAGCCCTGCTTTTAGCCTATATTGGGGGTGCAATTCACCTAGAAGCCATTCTAGGGGCATTTGCAGCCGGGTTAGTGTTAGATGAAACCGAACCAGGTAAGGAGTTAGAAGAGCTAATTAAACCCATTGCTGATGTCATTGTTCCCGTATTTTTTGTGGCGGTTGGGGCAAAAACGGATTTAAGTGTTTTAAACCCAGCTATTCCTGAAAATCGGGAAGGATTAATTATTGCTGTGTTTTTAATTGTGGTGGCAATTGTTGGCAAAATCTCAGCAGGTTGGGGGGTGTTTGGTTTGGATAACCTCAATCGTTTAGGAATTGGCGTTGGGATGATTCCACGAGGAGAAGTCGGATTAGTATTCGCCGCCGTTGGTTCTGCCAGTGGTGCCTTATCTCCGGCTTTGGATGTGGCGATTATTTTGATGGTTATCCTCACCACATTCTTAGCGCCTCCGTTGCTGCGAATTGTGTTTAAAACTGAAACTCCATCCCCGTCGCCAGAAACGACTTAA
- a CDS encoding carbon-nitrogen hydrolase family protein, translating to MKSYLAAAIQMTSTPWLDKNLAEAEELIDLAVRQGAELVSLPENFPFMGEEAEKLAQAEIIAQKTEKFLKTISQRFQITLLAGGFPVPTTEGKVYNTAVLMGSNGQELARYQKVHLFDVNLPDGNTYRESNTVMAGSVLPPVYDSPELGNLGLSVCYDVRFPELYRHLSQQGAEILFVPAAFTAYTGKDHWEILLKARAIENTCYVIAPAQTGCHYGRRYTHGHAMILDPWGAVLADGGDKPGVAIAEIDPARLEQVRRQMPSLQHRVFS from the coding sequence ATCTAGCAGAGGCAGAAGAATTGATTGATTTAGCAGTTCGTCAGGGAGCGGAGTTAGTCAGCTTACCTGAGAATTTTCCCTTTATGGGTGAAGAAGCCGAGAAACTGGCTCAAGCTGAAATCATTGCCCAAAAAACTGAAAAATTTCTCAAAACGATTAGCCAACGGTTTCAAATTACACTTTTAGCTGGGGGTTTTCCAGTTCCCACAACAGAGGGCAAAGTCTACAATACGGCGGTGTTGATGGGGTCTAATGGTCAGGAATTAGCGCGTTATCAGAAAGTTCATCTCTTTGATGTTAATTTACCCGATGGCAATACTTATCGGGAATCTAATACGGTGATGGCCGGAAGTGTTTTACCTCCGGTTTATGATTCCCCAGAATTGGGAAATTTAGGATTATCGGTGTGTTATGATGTCCGATTTCCTGAACTTTATCGCCACTTATCCCAACAGGGAGCAGAAATTTTATTTGTCCCGGCTGCTTTTACCGCCTATACCGGAAAGGATCACTGGGAAATTCTCCTCAAAGCGAGAGCGATTGAAAATACCTGTTATGTGATTGCACCCGCTCAAACGGGGTGTCATTATGGCCGTCGATATACCCATGGTCATGCCATGATTCTTGATCCTTGGGGGGCTGTTCTCGCTGATGGGGGAGATAAACCAGGAGTGGCGATCGCAGAAATTGATCCAGCCCGTCTTGAACAAGTCCGTCGCCAAATGCCCAGCCTCCAGCATCGAGTCTTTAGTTAA